The following are from one region of the Sandaracinus amylolyticus genome:
- a CDS encoding SLBB domain-containing protein, with the protein MTISSPFRRHWNLFSCVLTAAIAGSLGPGCSPNLPRTPTTPSEDARFQRADLTPPGMADDAAAAMQLYPGDVVTLRLISTETEEYEGLVVDERGVLHIPLAGDVPVGGLDLTDAERRVEEAMRQFDRTSRVSLVVSEPSGHFASVLGAVGTPGRVAVTPGMRLADLLAAAGGAAVAEEEGFSMPSGDLGGARLVRNGEALPISLEVALTGDPRHNIRVRPGDTLYVPADLGRLVSVLGQVGSPRIMAFRPGMRLTHALSLAGGVTRDGNWGDVRVIRGEASDPMVYSTSVAAIVDGDAHDVVLAPGDIVYVASAGHADLRDVMNSLSLLLSIPITAASITVPSLIIGSGR; encoded by the coding sequence ATGACCATCAGCTCGCCTTTCCGTCGACACTGGAACCTCTTCTCCTGTGTCCTCACGGCGGCGATCGCTGGCTCGCTCGGTCCAGGCTGTTCGCCGAACCTGCCACGCACGCCCACCACGCCGAGCGAGGACGCGCGCTTCCAACGCGCCGATCTGACTCCGCCGGGCATGGCCGACGACGCGGCCGCCGCGATGCAGCTCTACCCGGGCGACGTCGTGACGCTTCGCTTGATCAGCACCGAGACCGAGGAGTACGAGGGCCTGGTCGTCGACGAGCGCGGCGTGCTGCACATCCCGCTCGCGGGCGACGTGCCGGTCGGCGGTCTCGACCTCACCGACGCCGAGCGTCGCGTCGAAGAGGCGATGCGCCAGTTCGATCGCACGTCGCGCGTGTCGCTCGTGGTGAGCGAGCCCAGCGGGCACTTCGCGAGCGTGCTCGGCGCGGTCGGCACGCCCGGGCGCGTGGCGGTGACGCCGGGCATGCGCCTCGCGGACCTGCTCGCCGCGGCGGGCGGTGCAGCGGTCGCCGAGGAAGAAGGCTTCTCGATGCCGTCGGGCGACCTCGGCGGCGCGCGCCTCGTGCGCAACGGCGAGGCCCTGCCGATCTCGCTCGAGGTCGCGCTCACCGGCGATCCTCGCCACAACATCCGCGTCCGCCCCGGCGACACGCTCTACGTCCCGGCGGACCTCGGGCGCCTGGTGAGCGTGCTCGGCCAGGTCGGGTCGCCGCGCATCATGGCGTTCCGGCCCGGCATGCGTCTGACCCACGCGCTCTCGCTCGCGGGCGGCGTGACCCGCGACGGGAACTGGGGCGACGTCCGTGTGATCCGCGGTGAGGCGTCCGATCCGATGGTCTATTCGACCAGTGTTGCGGCGATCGTCGACGGTGACGCGCATGACGTGGTGCTCGCGCCGGGCGACATCGTGTACGTTGCTTCCGCCGGTCACGCCGACCTGCGCGACGTCATGAACTCGCTCTCGCTGCTCCTCTCGATCCCGATCACCGCGGCGTCGATCACGGTGCCGTCGCTGATCATCGGCTCGGGACGCTGA
- a CDS encoding RCC1 domain-containing protein produces MRLPLVCAACLLAPGCYLAHTLDEPAPIDASVVDARVSRPDAGPPPPPEEPPPGTRVVQIAAGGDHVCALSEQGALYCWGENEIGQLGVNERRSTTRPLRVHGLPRVASVSAGPSHTCAVDLDGGLWCWGFDYYRQLGVAREDVPDCGRAVCSPIPLRVPDLPPMRRVWIGVHATCAELAPGDELRCWGNDAASRAVVRSGLRQARDLGMGLGHACLWLPDGRVRCVGDATFGRSGDEGRGDGFVDLEGVIDIEVGTDHACALLADTRVLCWGYNWDGALGIKEGLPYCVHGDTGGPCAIAPVAPTGEPTGTALSIGSHRSCVIETGGGVTCWGPWTIDGSTSWCGGGALPDECDPTPTRVPGLEAARAIATGDSVACAIVENGGVACWGWGSHGQLGHGREEGAIVREPVRVIGFGE; encoded by the coding sequence GTGAGGCTCCCACTGGTGTGCGCGGCGTGCCTGCTCGCGCCGGGCTGTTATCTCGCGCACACGCTCGACGAGCCTGCGCCGATCGACGCGAGCGTCGTGGATGCGCGTGTGTCGCGTCCCGACGCGGGCCCGCCGCCGCCGCCCGAAGAGCCGCCGCCCGGCACGCGCGTCGTGCAGATCGCGGCGGGCGGGGATCACGTCTGCGCCCTCAGCGAGCAGGGCGCGCTCTACTGCTGGGGCGAGAACGAGATCGGCCAGCTCGGCGTGAACGAGCGGCGCTCGACCACGCGACCGCTGCGCGTTCACGGCCTGCCGCGCGTCGCGTCGGTGAGCGCGGGGCCGAGCCACACCTGCGCGGTGGACCTCGACGGCGGGCTCTGGTGCTGGGGCTTCGACTACTACCGTCAGCTCGGCGTCGCGCGCGAGGACGTGCCCGACTGCGGTCGCGCGGTGTGCAGCCCGATCCCGCTGCGAGTGCCCGACCTGCCTCCGATGCGACGCGTGTGGATCGGCGTCCACGCCACGTGCGCGGAGCTCGCCCCGGGCGACGAGCTGCGCTGCTGGGGCAACGACGCGGCGTCCCGCGCGGTCGTGCGGTCCGGGCTGCGCCAGGCGCGCGACCTCGGGATGGGGCTCGGACACGCGTGCCTGTGGCTGCCGGATGGACGCGTGCGGTGTGTGGGCGACGCGACGTTCGGGCGCTCGGGCGACGAAGGACGGGGCGACGGCTTCGTCGATCTCGAGGGCGTGATCGACATCGAGGTGGGGACGGATCACGCGTGCGCGCTGCTCGCCGACACCCGCGTGCTCTGCTGGGGATACAACTGGGACGGCGCGCTCGGCATCAAGGAGGGGCTGCCCTACTGCGTGCACGGCGACACCGGCGGTCCGTGCGCCATCGCGCCGGTCGCGCCCACGGGCGAGCCCACCGGGACCGCGCTCTCGATCGGGAGCCATCGCTCGTGCGTGATCGAGACCGGCGGCGGGGTGACGTGCTGGGGCCCGTGGACGATCGACGGCAGCACGAGCTGGTGCGGCGGCGGAGCGCTCCCCGACGAGTGCGATCCGACGCCGACGCGCGTGCCCGGCCTCGAGGCGGCGCGCGCGATCGCGACCGGCGACAGCGTCGCGTGCGCGATCGTCGAGAACGGCGGCGTCGCGTGCTGGGGCTGGGGCTCGCACGGACAGCTCGGGCACGGCCGCGAGGAGGGCGCGATCGTGCGCGAGCCGGTGCGCGTCATCGGCTTCGGCGAGTGA
- a CDS encoding DUF692 domain-containing protein — MIGVGFALPPDDETLARVARIARRADYLEITPETTWIDREDGALVPNGFHARFLAAVRAWDKPVVAHGVGFSTCSEGDEARTRAWLERMREDAALFGYAWWTDHLGATTLGGEVTALPMPMPYDARTTTTLRARLELMSRVVPDVGVENSVVYFVLGDPLDEPRLLASALDAPRRHLLLDLHNLHTMSLLHGFDPHAWLARAPLDRVIELHVSGGRESDPRWLPSGRTMRLDGHDDAVPEPVWTLLDEVLPRCAHLRGVTLERMEGTVPDAATARALDEELTRIRGAIARAGR; from the coding sequence GTGATCGGCGTCGGCTTCGCGCTGCCGCCCGACGACGAGACGCTGGCGCGCGTGGCGCGGATCGCGCGCCGCGCCGACTACCTCGAGATCACGCCCGAGACGACGTGGATCGATCGCGAGGACGGCGCGCTGGTGCCGAACGGCTTCCACGCGCGCTTCCTCGCGGCGGTGCGCGCGTGGGACAAGCCGGTGGTCGCGCACGGTGTCGGGTTCTCGACCTGCAGCGAGGGCGACGAGGCGCGCACCCGCGCATGGCTCGAGCGGATGCGCGAGGACGCCGCGCTCTTCGGCTACGCGTGGTGGACCGATCACCTCGGCGCGACGACGCTGGGCGGCGAGGTCACGGCGCTCCCGATGCCGATGCCCTACGACGCGCGGACCACCACGACGCTGCGCGCACGGCTCGAGCTCATGTCGCGCGTGGTGCCCGACGTCGGCGTGGAGAACTCGGTCGTCTACTTCGTGCTCGGCGATCCCCTCGACGAGCCGCGCCTGCTCGCGAGCGCGCTCGACGCACCGCGGCGTCACCTGCTGCTCGACCTGCACAACCTGCACACGATGTCGCTGCTCCACGGCTTCGATCCGCACGCGTGGCTCGCGCGTGCGCCGCTCGATCGCGTGATCGAGCTCCACGTGAGCGGCGGGCGCGAGAGCGATCCGCGCTGGCTCCCGTCGGGCCGCACGATGCGGCTCGATGGTCACGACGACGCGGTGCCCGAGCCGGTGTGGACGCTGCTCGACGAAGTGCTCCCGCGTTGCGCTCACCTGCGCGGCGTGACGCTGGAGCGCATGGAGGGCACCGTCCCCGACGCCGCGACCGCGCGCGCCCTCGACGAGGAGCTCACGCGCATCCGCGGCGCGATCGCGAGGGCCGGACGATGA
- a CDS encoding phosphate/phosphite/phosphonate ABC transporter substrate-binding protein has protein sequence MLRFLVPPSVGVARAQARGELLERSLSNDLGDRVQVEVAPDYATFERVARDAGAELLWAPAAICAHVADDARAVFKVVRAGRSTYRSALIARADAHVSIAGLAGKRAAWVDRRSIGGYLLVAQHLRERGIDLDRTFVSQDFVGTHPAALAAVIEDRADVAAVSVASGESEHVDQALSLHGGRAGAARLSPILITDTAPTDALVITRALDVIRAEALIERIFPPAGGRERTTALKLAMEADGFERAGDGEYARLKKLG, from the coding sequence GTGCTGCGGTTCCTGGTCCCGCCCTCGGTCGGTGTCGCGCGCGCCCAGGCCCGGGGCGAGCTGCTGGAGCGCTCGCTCTCGAACGACCTCGGGGATCGGGTGCAGGTCGAGGTCGCGCCCGACTACGCGACCTTCGAGCGCGTGGCGCGCGATGCGGGGGCCGAGCTGCTGTGGGCGCCCGCGGCGATCTGCGCGCACGTCGCCGACGACGCGCGCGCGGTGTTCAAGGTCGTGCGCGCCGGGCGATCGACGTATCGCTCGGCGCTGATCGCACGCGCCGACGCGCACGTCTCGATCGCGGGGCTCGCGGGGAAGCGCGCGGCGTGGGTCGATCGGCGATCGATCGGCGGGTACCTGCTGGTCGCCCAGCACCTGCGGGAGCGGGGGATCGATCTCGATCGCACGTTCGTGTCGCAGGACTTCGTGGGGACCCACCCCGCGGCGCTCGCGGCCGTGATCGAGGATCGTGCGGACGTCGCGGCGGTCTCGGTGGCGAGCGGCGAGAGCGAGCACGTCGATCAGGCGCTCTCGCTGCACGGAGGTCGCGCCGGGGCGGCACGGCTCTCGCCGATCCTGATCACCGACACCGCGCCGACCGACGCGCTGGTGATCACGCGCGCGCTCGACGTCATCCGCGCCGAGGCGCTGATCGAGCGCATCTTCCCGCCCGCGGGAGGACGCGAGCGCACGACCGCGCTGAAGCTCGCGATGGAGGCCGACGGCTTCGAGCGCGCCGGCGACGGCGAGTACGCGCGCCTCAAGAAGCTCGGCTGA
- a CDS encoding alpha/beta fold hydrolase gives MSANPPGGARIHAPATRFTPPLTVEERRVVSFDGTDIAYHLVGEGPPILLANGLGGSWRAWTHQLRHFSDRYRFVSWDQRGLYRSGPPPDRGALDIPAQARDALAVLDAEGLDQVAIWGWSMGVQVALELWRRAPERIASIVLINGVAGKPWDTLANVPKVGLLAPYVLSTLRRMPLLVSSVTQRAVAFKSTPQWAMRLGLASRTLDVAIFEELAGSFGGLDMGIYVHTLEQIGEHDAHDVLPTVRVPLLMLAGGRDLMTPRNAAERIVREVQGAELLVVPGGTHYLAVEYPELVSLRIERFLRDRGYPPRGESRRRSSRPPPFGGAR, from the coding sequence ATGTCGGCGAATCCGCCGGGCGGCGCGCGCATCCACGCGCCTGCGACTCGTTTCACGCCTCCGCTGACCGTCGAAGAACGTCGCGTCGTATCGTTCGACGGCACCGACATCGCGTACCACCTGGTCGGTGAGGGGCCGCCGATCCTGCTCGCGAACGGGCTCGGCGGGTCGTGGCGCGCGTGGACCCACCAGCTGAGGCACTTCTCGGACCGGTACCGGTTCGTGTCGTGGGACCAGCGCGGGCTCTACCGCTCGGGCCCGCCCCCCGATCGCGGTGCGCTCGACATCCCGGCCCAGGCGCGCGACGCGCTCGCCGTGCTCGACGCCGAGGGCCTCGACCAGGTCGCGATCTGGGGCTGGTCGATGGGCGTGCAGGTCGCGCTCGAGCTGTGGCGCCGGGCGCCCGAGCGCATCGCGTCGATCGTGCTGATCAACGGCGTCGCGGGGAAGCCCTGGGACACGCTCGCGAACGTGCCCAAGGTCGGGCTGCTCGCGCCCTACGTGCTCTCGACGCTGCGGCGCATGCCGCTGCTCGTGTCGTCGGTCACCCAGCGCGCCGTCGCGTTCAAGAGCACGCCGCAGTGGGCGATGCGCCTGGGCCTCGCGAGCCGCACCCTCGACGTCGCGATCTTCGAGGAGCTCGCGGGCTCGTTCGGCGGGCTCGACATGGGCATCTACGTGCACACGCTCGAGCAGATCGGAGAGCACGACGCGCACGACGTGCTCCCGACCGTGCGGGTGCCGCTGCTCATGCTCGCCGGCGGGCGCGACCTGATGACGCCGCGCAACGCGGCCGAGCGCATCGTGCGCGAGGTGCAGGGCGCCGAGCTGCTCGTGGTGCCGGGCGGGACGCACTACCTCGCGGTCGAGTATCCCGAGCTCGTCAGCCTGCGCATCGAGCGCTTCCTGCGCGATCGCGGGTATCCGCCGCGCGGCGAGTCGCGGCGTCGATCGTCGCGTCCTCCGCCGTTCGGAGGCGCGCGGTGA
- a CDS encoding anthranilate synthase component II, giving the protein MILVIDNYDSFTFNLVQYLGELGAAVKVVRNDAIDLAGIDALDPEGILLSPGPGTPDEAGITLDVIRHQSGKRPILGVCLGHQAIGQAFGGRVIRAPRLMHGRTSPILHSSEGVFEGLPSPFEATRYHSLIVERETLPEVLRPTAWTAEGELMGMRHRDLDVEGVQFHPESFLTEHGHAMLASFLRRLPRGGTKAAA; this is encoded by the coding sequence GTGATCCTGGTGATCGACAACTACGACTCGTTCACGTTCAACCTGGTGCAGTACCTCGGCGAGCTCGGCGCGGCGGTGAAGGTCGTGCGCAACGACGCGATCGATCTCGCGGGCATCGACGCGCTCGATCCCGAGGGCATCCTGCTCTCTCCGGGCCCGGGCACGCCGGACGAGGCGGGGATCACGCTCGACGTGATCCGGCACCAGTCGGGCAAGCGACCGATCCTCGGGGTGTGCCTGGGGCACCAGGCGATCGGCCAGGCGTTCGGCGGCCGCGTGATCCGCGCGCCGCGCCTCATGCACGGGCGCACCTCGCCGATCCTCCACTCGAGCGAAGGCGTGTTCGAGGGCCTGCCGAGCCCGTTCGAGGCGACCCGTTACCACTCGCTGATCGTCGAGCGCGAGACGCTGCCCGAGGTGCTGCGCCCGACCGCGTGGACCGCGGAGGGCGAGCTGATGGGCATGCGCCACCGCGACCTCGACGTCGAAGGCGTGCAGTTCCACCCCGAGTCGTTCCTGACCGAGCACGGCCACGCGATGCTCGCGAGCTTCCTGCGGCGCCTCCCGCGCGGCGGGACGAAGGCGGCCGCGTGA
- the trpD gene encoding anthranilate phosphoribosyltransferase, whose protein sequence is MSTSVRDALARVLEGRALDADAMESAMDAILAGEATQAQIAGLAIALRMRGESATELAAAARAMRRRVVPPSIEIDGVLLDTCGTGGDGAGTFNVSTTCAIVVAACGVRVAKHGNRAVSSRAGSADVLEALGVRVDASPEIVARHVRELGIGFLFAPAYHAALRHAAGVRRELGVRTFFNLLGPLANPASATHQLVGVYDAARVRTMAEVLGLLGVSAAWVVHGHGGLDEIAPEGATRVARLESGRVIEDEIVPRDFGLDDAPIAGLSGGDAHDNARLVRAVLGGERGARRNAVLMNAAAALLVAGAERDRVAARERVEAAIDSGAAIRLLDAWVQAA, encoded by the coding sequence GTGAGCACGTCGGTGCGCGACGCGCTCGCGCGCGTGCTCGAGGGGCGTGCGCTCGACGCCGACGCGATGGAGTCCGCGATGGACGCGATCCTCGCGGGGGAGGCGACGCAGGCGCAGATCGCGGGGCTCGCGATCGCGCTGCGGATGCGCGGCGAGAGCGCGACCGAGCTCGCGGCGGCGGCGCGCGCGATGCGACGTCGCGTGGTCCCTCCCTCGATCGAGATCGACGGCGTGCTGCTCGACACCTGCGGCACCGGCGGTGACGGCGCGGGCACGTTCAACGTGAGCACGACCTGCGCGATCGTCGTCGCGGCGTGCGGCGTGCGCGTCGCGAAGCACGGCAACCGCGCGGTCAGCTCGCGCGCCGGCAGCGCCGACGTGCTCGAGGCGCTCGGCGTGCGCGTCGACGCGAGCCCCGAGATCGTCGCGCGCCACGTGCGCGAGCTCGGCATCGGGTTCCTCTTCGCGCCCGCCTACCACGCGGCGCTGCGGCACGCGGCGGGCGTGCGGCGCGAGCTCGGCGTGCGGACCTTCTTCAACCTGCTCGGGCCGCTGGCGAACCCCGCGAGCGCGACGCACCAGCTGGTCGGCGTCTACGACGCGGCGCGGGTGCGCACGATGGCCGAGGTGCTCGGCCTGCTCGGTGTGAGCGCGGCGTGGGTGGTGCACGGGCACGGCGGGCTCGACGAGATCGCGCCCGAGGGCGCGACGCGGGTCGCGCGGCTCGAGAGCGGGCGCGTGATCGAGGACGAGATCGTGCCCCGCGACTTCGGGCTCGACGACGCGCCGATCGCCGGGCTCAGCGGCGGCGATGCGCACGACAACGCGCGCCTCGTGCGCGCGGTGCTGGGCGGCGAGCGCGGGGCGCGGCGGAACGCGGTGCTGATGAACGCGGCGGCGGCGCTGCTCGTCGCGGGCGCGGAGCGCGATCGAGTCGCGGCGCGCGAGCGCGTCGAGGCGGCGATCGACTCGGGCGCGGCGATCCGACTGCTCGATGCATGGGTGCAGGCCGCGTGA
- a CDS encoding indole-3-glycerol phosphate synthase TrpC has protein sequence MGAGRVTDHLSAILERKRGEVIRRARHPLPAIDDTSDRGARALAALRRPAGAPPRVIAEIKRRSPSAGVIRPRALGDIVAIARAYEASGAAAVSVLADGPGFGGGVLDVRRAARAVGCPVLFKEFVIDPRQIDLARASGASLVLLLVRALTGPELDVMIDAVRRRGMEPVVEAADAAELSRALQTNATIVGVNARDLRSFQLDGGAASRALQEVPNDRIAVYMSGVGTREDFARVADGRADAVLIGTELMRAPDPGARLREILGDRA, from the coding sequence ATGGGTGCAGGCCGCGTGACCGATCACCTGTCTGCGATCCTCGAGCGCAAGCGCGGCGAGGTGATCCGCCGCGCGCGTCATCCGCTCCCGGCGATCGACGACACGAGCGATCGCGGGGCGCGCGCCCTCGCGGCGCTGCGTCGCCCGGCGGGCGCGCCGCCGCGCGTGATCGCGGAGATCAAACGACGCAGCCCGAGCGCGGGGGTGATCCGTCCCCGCGCGCTCGGCGACATCGTCGCGATCGCGCGCGCCTACGAGGCGAGCGGCGCGGCGGCGGTGAGCGTGCTCGCCGACGGCCCGGGGTTCGGCGGCGGGGTGCTCGACGTGCGGCGCGCCGCGCGCGCGGTCGGCTGCCCGGTGCTGTTCAAGGAGTTCGTGATCGACCCGCGCCAGATCGATCTCGCGCGCGCCTCGGGCGCCAGCCTGGTGCTGCTCCTCGTGCGCGCGCTCACGGGCCCGGAGCTCGACGTGATGATCGACGCGGTGCGCCGTCGCGGGATGGAGCCGGTCGTCGAGGCGGCCGATGCGGCCGAGCTCTCGCGCGCGCTGCAGACGAACGCGACGATCGTCGGGGTGAACGCGCGCGATCTGCGCAGCTTCCAGCTCGACGGGGGCGCGGCGTCGAGGGCGCTCCAGGAAGTTCCCAACGACCGCATCGCGGTGTACATGAGCGGCGTGGGAACGAGGGAGGACTTCGCACGCGTGGCCGACGGACGAGCGGATGCGGTGCTGATCGGCACCGAGCTCATGCGCGCGCCCGATCCGGGCGCACGGCTGCGTGAGATCCTGGGAGATCGCGCCTGA
- a CDS encoding NAD-dependent epimerase/dehydratase family protein — protein MPETLLVTGAAGTVGNYVVGLAEAAGYRVIASDLHPKGVAVPVRGEVRPGDIRDRAFLEKLVKGVDHVIHTAAMLDVGAPFETLAAVNSEAVVALYDAAARAGAKRFVHVSTAMLYAQGQDGPLTEEARVLPRGPHGRTKHEAERALMERSQRGGPAWTILRAAPLYGRRGRHYAASLLVIGPVLRLMTPVLPRWRGGPVANLVHAEDVARAGVFVLPKRECEGEIYNVADDDRMTLGDRISETYRAYGLPTVPAGQLPRPVLDRIGQFFQRDAAYTGLDRSLLAAWKLVVLRHRLKPALRARLDREALTLLYDDLPVDTGKLRVLGWKPRFPTFVEGWRQVLRWYQAERWVPRYA, from the coding sequence ATGCCCGAGACGCTGCTCGTCACCGGCGCCGCAGGGACCGTCGGCAACTACGTGGTCGGGCTCGCCGAGGCCGCGGGCTACCGCGTGATCGCGAGCGATCTGCACCCGAAGGGCGTCGCGGTTCCAGTGCGCGGCGAGGTCCGCCCCGGCGACATCCGCGATCGCGCGTTCCTCGAGAAGCTCGTGAAGGGCGTGGACCACGTGATCCACACCGCGGCGATGCTCGACGTCGGCGCGCCCTTCGAGACGCTGGCGGCGGTGAACAGCGAGGCGGTGGTCGCGCTCTACGACGCGGCGGCGCGCGCCGGCGCGAAGCGCTTCGTGCACGTCTCGACCGCCATGCTCTACGCGCAGGGCCAGGACGGTCCGCTCACCGAGGAGGCGCGCGTCCTGCCGCGCGGTCCGCACGGCCGCACCAAGCACGAGGCGGAGCGCGCGCTGATGGAGCGCTCGCAGCGCGGCGGGCCGGCGTGGACGATCCTGCGCGCGGCGCCGCTCTACGGACGGCGCGGGCGTCACTACGCGGCGAGCCTGCTGGTGATCGGCCCGGTGCTGCGGCTGATGACGCCGGTGCTCCCGCGGTGGCGCGGTGGTCCGGTCGCGAACCTGGTGCACGCCGAGGACGTCGCGCGCGCCGGGGTGTTCGTGCTGCCGAAGCGCGAGTGCGAGGGCGAGATCTACAACGTCGCCGACGACGATCGGATGACGCTCGGCGACCGCATCAGCGAGACCTATCGCGCCTACGGGCTGCCCACGGTGCCCGCGGGACAGCTGCCGCGGCCGGTGCTCGATCGCATCGGGCAGTTCTTCCAGCGCGACGCCGCGTACACCGGGCTCGATCGCTCGCTGCTCGCGGCGTGGAAGCTCGTGGTGCTGCGGCACCGGCTGAAGCCTGCGCTGCGCGCGCGGCTCGACCGCGAGGCGCTGACGCTGCTCTACGACGACCTGCCGGTCGACACCGGGAAGCTGCGCGTGCTCGGGTGGAAGCCGCGGTTCCCGACGTTCGTCGAGGGGTGGCGGCAAGTGCTTCGGTGGTATCAGGCGGAGCGCTGGGTTCCTCGGTACGCCTGA
- a CDS encoding transposase has protein sequence MGKRTYRTVEIQHVDASKLASALGASCIVAIDLAKTKMFAGFASAAGRCVEIVRFEHPKQTRLFLELLCRLRELGVALEVAMEPTGVYGDALRYQLTLREIPVFRVDAKKVHDAAELLDGVPSLHDAKACTLLAHLHAQGISKRWKERSAVQRAMRSLIDERDLYARPFETAYGRLEALVARHWPELSQHLDMDAAWHLHLLCEMPGPAEVRARRGDAVELLRRVSRAALSFERIEQIVGCAVGSLGESMHDQERSFLRSLARHMLSLREHIRDVDKRIEAELANHRELHSMRAAFGAVTTAALVADLGNPADYESSASFEKAMGLNLRVQSSGNNAGQHTIHITKRGPGRARRYLFLAALRFVQSDPVAREWYRARKGYRAEIKLKAVVALMRKLARAMVHVARGAPFDATKLFDTRSMTAVTASPSRDAGQSSLVGS, from the coding sequence GTGGGCAAGCGTACCTATCGAACCGTCGAGATCCAACACGTCGACGCGAGCAAGCTCGCCAGTGCGCTCGGAGCGAGCTGCATCGTCGCGATCGACCTCGCGAAGACGAAGATGTTCGCTGGCTTCGCGAGCGCAGCGGGTCGCTGCGTCGAGATCGTGCGCTTCGAGCATCCGAAGCAGACGCGACTGTTCCTCGAGCTGCTCTGCCGTCTCCGCGAGCTCGGCGTCGCGCTCGAGGTCGCGATGGAGCCGACGGGCGTCTACGGCGACGCGCTCCGCTACCAGCTCACGCTGCGCGAGATTCCCGTGTTCCGCGTGGACGCCAAGAAGGTCCACGATGCAGCCGAGCTGCTCGACGGAGTGCCGAGCCTGCACGACGCCAAGGCGTGCACGCTGCTCGCGCATCTCCACGCGCAAGGCATCTCGAAGCGCTGGAAAGAGCGGAGCGCAGTCCAGAGGGCGATGCGCAGTCTGATCGACGAGCGCGACCTCTACGCTCGACCTTTCGAGACCGCGTACGGACGGCTCGAAGCGCTCGTCGCGCGTCACTGGCCCGAGCTCTCCCAGCACCTCGACATGGACGCCGCGTGGCACCTGCACTTGCTCTGCGAGATGCCCGGGCCTGCCGAGGTCCGCGCCAGACGCGGCGATGCGGTCGAGCTGCTCCGACGCGTCTCGCGCGCGGCGCTCTCCTTCGAGCGCATCGAGCAGATCGTCGGCTGCGCCGTCGGCTCGCTCGGCGAGTCGATGCACGATCAGGAGCGCTCGTTCCTTCGCTCGCTCGCACGTCACATGCTCTCGTTGCGCGAGCACATCCGCGATGTCGACAAGCGCATCGAAGCCGAGCTCGCCAATCATCGCGAGCTCCACTCGATGCGCGCCGCGTTCGGTGCCGTCACGACCGCTGCGCTCGTCGCCGACCTCGGCAATCCCGCCGACTACGAATCGTCCGCGTCCTTCGAGAAGGCGATGGGCCTCAACCTCAGGGTCCAGAGCAGCGGCAACAACGCCGGGCAGCACACGATCCACATCACGAAACGCGGCCCCGGACGGGCGCGTAGGTATCTCTTCCTCGCGGCGCTGCGCTTCGTGCAGAGCGACCCCGTCGCGCGTGAGTGGTACCGAGCGCGAAAGGGCTACCGCGCCGAGATCAAGCTCAAGGCAGTCGTCGCGCTGATGCGGAAGCTCGCGCGCGCGATGGTGCACGTCGCGCGAGGAGCGCCCTTCGATGCGACCAAGCTCTTCGACACACGATCGATGACCGCCGTGACCGCGTCGCCTTCACGCGACGCGGGCCAATCTTCGCTCGTCGGCTCCTGA